The DNA region GTTAAAATGGCATCAGTATCATGCACAATGCTTGTTCATTTTAATCTTTTCCATGAAGCATTGAATATATTTGTGTACGCATACAATAAGTACTTAAAGAATTGGTCCAAACAAGTTAATTTGCTAAGCATAAACTTCACTAAAGTGATTCTTGATTTGTTTATAGACCGAGACATAGGATGTTAATATTGGGAAGGAGATGTTtgggaaattattttaagaaaaatatttgctgtaATAAATGTATTTGGTACTAGAAACACAGCCAATTCACAATTGTATTGTGTAATCTCTTCTTCAGCAGTGGCAGTCTGTGGTCAAAGCGAAGGAGAGAAGCATTTGAGTCAAGTATCAGTTGGACCTGGGTTCCAAATCGCACACAAAATAATGGAAGAAGGTCAGGTAGGCAGTAGAGCCAGTTCTTGAGGGGAGGAAAAGCAGTTTGGACATCAGCTAGGTAATGAAGGTACAGTAAGTTTCTCTCCTAAAGAAAAAAGGCTTTTCCCCCTATTTAGGAGATGACCAATAGGAAACAGATACCGTTTACTTATCTGAATCTAAAACTAAGCTTTCCCTATACGATTGTTTTTCTAGAAGCTCACagaatcatttgtattttttttttaagacagcaGTATACAGGAGTGAACTGATTCATTGCACTGTGCTTCATAACAGGCTAAAGGTCAGGCAGATCTCTTCCTTGGGCGTCTTCCACTTTGGCCTTTGTCCCCTTTACAGCAACCCAGTCTTCCTATTGTCATCCTCCATTGAACACAGGGATCTAATATCTTCTCTGTTCGGGCTCTTATCAAACTGAAGCCTAGAGAGAGATAACTACTAATTGAAATGGCTTTGTGGTGCTATCTGCATGGCTGAAATGATGGGTTGGAATTAGTCATTAGAGTTGCAAATAAGAAGATTAAGGTCTCTGTTTGTTCAGAGACATAGTTTGGTGGTCCATgtagagaaaatatttcagatttttaagGTTTAAGCATGATCAACAGTATTTTCCCctgttgtttctcatgtgtcCTGAACCTTTAAATTTTGTATAAACTAGAAGTATGGAAATAAAATGTGTGCCATTTTTGGTGGTATTGTTCAACTAAGTGAGAACACTTGGAGTTTTGGTACCTTTTAATGCAAAGCTAATAATTGTAGTTATGTGTTTGCTATAGTATGCCAAATTATCAAATACTATGCTTATAAACACAAGTAACATTTCAAGTAATGAtcattgaaaaacattttctttttattttttagattatttatctTTATTCAGAAGCATAAAGTTGTTTGCTGATTGCAAGAAGATGTCTCtttggttatttctgattttgtcAGCCTTGATTTCTTCAACAAATGCGGATTCTGACATATCAGTGGAAATTTGCAGTGTGTGCTCCTGTGTGTCAGTGGAGAATGTGCTCTATGTCAACTGTGAGAAGGTTTCAGTCTACAGACCAAATCAGCTGAAACCGCCTTGGTCAAATTTTTATCACCTCAAtttccaaaacaattttttaaatatcctctaTCCAAATACATTCTTGAATTTTTCACATGCAGTATCTCTGCAGTTGGGAAATAATAAACTGCAGAACATTGAGGGAGGAGCCTTTCTTGGGCTCAGTGCATTAAAGCAATTGCACTTGAACAACAATGAATTAAAGATTCTCCGAGCTGACACTTTCTTTGGCATAGAGAACTTGGAGTATCTCCAGGCTGACTACAATTTAATCAAGTATGTTGAACGAGGAGCCCTCAATAAACTCCACAAACTGAAAGTTCTTATTCTTAATGACAATCTGATTTCATTTCTTCCTGATAATATTTTCCGATTTGCATCTTTGACCCATCTGGATATACGAGGGAACAGAATCCAGAAGCTCCCCTATATCGGAGTTCTAGAACACATAGGCCGTATTGTGGAATTGCAACTGGAAGATAACCCTTGGAACTGTAGCTGTGATTTGTTGCCTTTAAAAGCTTGGCTAGAGAATATGCCATATAACATTTATATAGGAGAAGCTATCTGTGAAACTCCCAGCGATTTATATGGGAGACTtttaaaagaaaccaacaaacaaGAATTATGCCCCATGGGTACAGGCAGTGATTTTGATGTACGGATTCTTTCTCCATCTCAGCAGGACAGTGGCTACACTACTTCCATTGGTCACACTACACAAACGTCCTTACATAGATTAGTGACCAAACCACCAAAAACTACAAATCCTTCCAAGATCTCTGGAATCGTGGCAGGTAAAGCCCTCTCCAACCGCAATCTCAGTCAGATTGTTTCTTACCAAACAAGGGTGCCTCCTCTTTCACCTTGCCCAGCGCCTTGCTTTTGCAAAACATATCCTTCAGATTTTGGACTTAGCGTCAACTgccaagagaaaaatatacagtcCATGTCTGAACTGATACCAAAACCTTTAAATGCCAAGAAATTGCATGTCAATGGCAATGGCATCAAAGATGTGGACATCTCAGACTTCACCAAGTTTGAAGGACTGGATTTGCTCCATTTAGGCAGCAACCAGATTACAGTGATAAAGGGTGATGTATTCCACAATCTCACTAATTTACGCAGGCTATACCTCAATGGCAATCAGATTGAGAGACTCTATCCTGAAATATTTTCAGGCCTTCATAACCTGCAGTATCTGTATTTGGAATACAATTTGATTAAAGAAATCTTAGCGGGCACTTTTGACTCAATGCCAAATTTACAGTTACTGTACTTAAATAACAATCTCTTAAAGAGCCTGCCTGTTTACATTTTTTCTGGAGCACCACTTGCAAGACTGAACCTGAGGAACAACAAATTCATGTACCTACCTGTCAGTGGAGTCCTCGATCAGTTGCAATCTCTTACACAGATTGACTTGGAGGGCAACCCGTGGGACTGCACTTGTGACTTGGTAGCATTAAAGCTGTGGTTGGAGAAGTTGAATGATGGGATTGTTATGAAAGGAATAAAATGTGAAACACCTGTTCAATTTGCCAACATAGAACTGAAGTCcctcaaaaatgaaatattatgtcCCAAACTCTTAAACAAACCATCTGCACCATTCACGAGCCCTGCACCTCCTATTACCTTTGTCACTCCGCTGGGCCCCATTCGAAGTCCTCCTGGTGGACCAGTGCCTCTGTCGATTTTAATATTAAGTATCTTAGTGGTCCTCATTTTAACTGTGTTTGTTGCTTTTTGCCTTCTTGTTTTTGTGCTGCGACGAAATAAGAAACCCACAGTGAAGCATGAAGGCCTGGGGAATCCCGAGTGCGGTTCCATGCAGCTGCAGCTAAGGAAGCATGATCACAAAACCAATAAAAAAGGTGGACTGAGCGCAGAAGCTTTCATTCCACAAACCATAGAACGGATGAACAAGAGCCACATCTGTGGCTTGAAAGAATCAGAAACTGGGTTCATGTTTTCAGATCCTCTGGGACAGAAAGTCATCATGAGAAATGTTGCTGACAAGGAGAAAGATTTATTACATGTGGATAGCAGAAAGAGACTGAGCACAATTGATGAGCTGGACGAATTATTCCCAAGCAGGGATTCCAATGTATTTATTCAGAATTTTCTAGAAAGCAAAAAGGATTACAATAGCATAGGTGTCAGTGGTTTCGAGATCCGTTATCCAgagaaacaagatgaaaagaataagAAGTCATTGAAAAGTGGCAACCACAGTAAAATAGTGGTAGAGCAAAGGAAGAGCAGTGAGTATTTTGAACTGAAGGCAAAACTCCAGAGTTCCCCTGACTACCTACAGGTCCTTGAGGAGCAGACAGCTTTGAACAAGATCTAGGGCATGCAATCTTACTTCACACAGAGGACATTTATTTAATGATGAAAGTGCCTTTTGTTGACTTCTAACTTCCAAAAACTATTATCAATAGGCATAGAGGCAGGTGTTTCCAAGAGTTTCATTAATGATAGCTGCAAAGATGTTTCCAGTAGAAAAGAATTTCCTTAATAGATTTTACTACATAAAACCTATACTGTGGAGTCCTGTGGGGATACTTCAAACTCTATTGCCAGAGGGATGCTTTATATACATAATACACTGAATTTAACCTCAAGAGGCAAATCTGTTTTGTGCCTCAATGCAAAACCTTTGTCTCTTTGTGCATTATAAAGCAAACTCAAGAAAACTGGTACTGGTGTTCACACCTCAGCTGAGTCTTTCATCTTGCACGTAGATTAAGTTGGTAGAACTGGAATAATGGTTTTGATTTGTGACATTGTAACAATTTTGTGTAAAGATtatctgaaaagtaaaaaaaaaaaggcatgcaaAGAGACAACACATAAGATAGTAATTGTAAATTGGTAACCTTTATGGCCTACATCATGAAACTGCTGTATTTATAACCTGAAATTGtgcaaatatttgtttaaaatataccaTGCatcacataaatataaaataaattttaatactttaagCATTACCTGTCtatacataaaagagaaaaaaaatcaatgtgagtTACATAGCATTTGTGGTGACATGAAAAAATACGTgacatttatcaaaattaaacatGGTTCAAATTAAATAGACATTAGCGTTTGTTCTCAGTTACATGAAATACCCACAATCCTTAAAGGTTGTCCAAAATCAGCAAAGTGCTTACCATGTGAGCGCACCAAAAGCTATTTTTGTAACATTAATATTTATGAAGTACTTTGTATACTAGATAGGAAAATATGTACTCCTCAATATGTATTTAATATGCCTGACTTGTTTTCCTGATCACAGGGAATTTATCAATAAGTATAAATTTGTACAGAAAACATATACCAAACTGAAACTGAAGCCTATGTGTACAGAAATATTCTGGATATTATGATCaggtataatttaaaaacagacaaaacaaaaaaaaacacacaaaaaaagttctgTACTGTTCTTGAGAATTTAGCATATTACCTTCAGATTTGTTACCAACTGTGCATTTTTAAATAGGTCCTTTAATTTTATAGTGTTGTGTCTGAGGCAGTTATTTATCATCAGTTAGTTGTCTTGCTTTCCAAGATTCTATGAGCTTAATTCAAATAGTTTTCACAACAAAGACTTTAAAAGTAATGAGTAATTATTAGTTATATCTTGTATACATCAGTATCCTGTTCTTTCTTCATTCTGACTACTATCAGATAACAAAGTAGGACAGTAAACATTGTGGTAATCTCGGCTATCAAAGCCACACTACAAAATGCTTTTATTGGTCTCAATAAGTTTACAGTATACAACTTCAAATGATATGTCACTGTGTTTTCTTGTGCTGTTAACTTCTGCATCAAACTTGGTCAAAAGAAGGAATTACTTCACAAAGGGAGATATTTGAAGATTTTTTAGGAGCTCCCAATTAGCAAAGTGGCATCTTGAAACACATTGCCTACTTGGCCTGCCTGTGCATGCATATTTCTTTTCTGCTCCATCTTTTATAACTACTTTATTCATCAGTAAGAtgaccaagaaggtaaacaacaTAGACATTCTTAGTGAATTTCAAATGGCAGATGTTTTAGTAGGGTTTCCAAAATGATACAGTATTATGGTTAAAGTTGTAACAACAGTCTCTTTATTGATTACTAATTTCAGGGCTTTCTATGTTTGTTCCAagtttaaaatgaacaaacaagttaTTCTTAGAGgtggaaattgtgtgtgtgtgtgtgtgtgtgtgtgtgtgtgtgtgtatacatatatgtaatttggagatttttttaaataacagaattGTCTTCATATGTATGTGCTTATGCtcttaaaactttaatgtgttattttaattttcatgacaATGTCTGCAAAAACTTTATATGaatatgtaaaaaatacaaatacttgctttttttattttgaaagaaagataTGAAGATGTGTGCCCAACAGCTtgttttcatctatgatttcATGAGGACTTTTAATATACCATTACCGTGCTTGCATGCATCCATGAATTATAGGGCTTCTAATGCATATTGACAAGGTAAAGAAGGAATAGCTCCAAAGAAAGTGTTTTAGTTTATCCTGTAAATAAAATATGGATGGATTTAAAAACCTTAAGGAGACTCTTCCAGAAGGAACCAGTAAGCCATCCATATTCTGGGGATCATAGATTATTGAGATGATGCCTTTTATTCAGTGTGGTGATGCTTTGAAATGTTTCAAGGTCTGTGCAGTTGTCAATGGCAAGAATACCTACCACCATCTCAAAGCTTGCTGTAGCATATTGGCTATCTCACACTCTTCTGCTGAATGGTATAAttgttcagatttttttaaaaagtaatttaaatgtaCGTGGTTATTTGGACGTTTTAATTGTAAGTGAATGACAGTAACAAATCCTTGGTTAAGGCTGATATATTTTCCTTAACTAAAGTCATTGTGCCTACATTATACACTGTATCCTATTTTGCACCTGTCTCTCATTAGTTCAACTTGTATATTTTATGATAATGTAGTTAGGCATAAGTTTTTAGTTGAGTATAAGACCAGTTAAAATACTGTATCTACATTTTGTTGGCTTAAACTATAATCTTGATGCTAGTTTATCCCCTTGGGGAGTGATATATATGTCAATACAGCATTTTTTGGTAGAATTTGATTAAAATCTAGAAAATCTGAGAAATGCTCATTTCTGATGTGGCCTGACACATCATGGGCTTCTGGCAATATATCATGTGCTTGGACTTTGTTAGAATGGTTGCAAAGAAAATTAGAGCATATGAAATCAGTGAAGGGGTTGAGATAATACATTATGTCTGTGTAATATAAAtcaagttttaaattattttttatgaaatcaaTAAAGATGATTTAATTCTTTCAAAGTAAATTGTGTAATTTTATGAGAAAGCAGCTATTAAAATACAGTGATTGAAGTCTATATGGCAATTTATATTCTATATTCAGTTTTCCATTCTgcataataaattcaataaatatattaattagaaaataaattaagaccatctttcttttgtttcttttttaaaatgttcaatttaTTTAAGCCTAAGGATGTGTAAATTATACAGGGCATGGCCTCATTAGTAACGTCAACAGGTACTGTGGAAATCACAGAACACATCTAGGAATGTATGACAGTAATattaatctttaatatttttgcatGATTTGTACATTGACATTGTATGAAATGAacacagttaattttttttgttgttgctattgttatttttgttgcatccaaagAGCTGGggagaaaatatattaagaatgtatttataatcactattttgaaataaagtaaaaaaaacatatTGTATTGTTTTTACAACCATTTGATTATtggtattttagtttattttataagaCAAAAATCAAGTAATGCTATAAAAGCTAAAGTAAATCACAGGAACTGTTTTgatgatttttgtttgcttttaataaCATCAAAGTATTAGAATTTATTAAATgccattttttattaaagtattaataaaattgtttgtGACAATGGTATTTCTGCAGCCACagtttgttaaatatatttatctttccaATTTTCAGGAGAAATATAGCataaccaaactatttttttcacCTAGATTTGAGGGTAAGACATAGAGGTTTAAATAGTGTTTGTATTCAACTTAATTGTAAATCTGTGTTAAGTGattcttttcaaacatttttgcAATCTGTATTCCTTTCCACTGGcaacctctttggagaagagtcatATGGTGCCCAGATCAACATGGTTTGATTCTTGTTCATTCCTATTAGTTGGAATCTGAGACACTTCCCACAAGCaaatataaaattcagttttaacTGCTGTTGAAATAGTTTTAGAAAAATTTCAGGACCCTTATAATTCATGGCCAGCTTGATTGTATACTGATAATGTACCTATTTATGGGAtgcattgtgatttttttttcaaaaatgaccaaaaatatCAATCCCTTACTTTACCAGGGTTATTATGGTTGAGAAAAATAAGCCAATAGCATTATGATTCATTTGAGGATAGCAAAGATTATAAATAGACTGTGTTGACCAATAAAGTGGATTTAAGACATGTTTCCTTAAGGGAAGCAAtacaaagagaggaaaaaagagaatataaattaAGATTGTTGTAGCCTTAGGTCTGTACCTGGCTACGATGAAGATATGAACAGTACAGGCAGCTTATACAAATACATTTGGACTAAATGTTTTACGTATCATAGTATATACATCATGAAATTGTGTGACTTATTTTAGTTCTTTATGAGTACTGAGCATGGGACATTGGGTCCTGCCACTCAGTAATGTAGACAAGTGGCATCAGATGGTTTGACACCATTTCCAGTGCTCATTCGATTAGTCACTATGGTCAGATGAACTGAGCTAAAATATTCAGTTTGGGGCTTCACTTACTGGGAATTATTGACAACATATATCAAGTTCATCTGATAATTGTTAACCTTAATTTTTA from Saccopteryx leptura isolate mSacLep1 chromosome X, mSacLep1_pri_phased_curated, whole genome shotgun sequence includes:
- the SLITRK4 gene encoding SLIT and NTRK-like protein 4 gives rise to the protein MSLWLFLILSALISSTNADSDISVEICSVCSCVSVENVLYVNCEKVSVYRPNQLKPPWSNFYHLNFQNNFLNILYPNTFLNFSHAVSLQLGNNKLQNIEGGAFLGLSALKQLHLNNNELKILRADTFFGIENLEYLQADYNLIKYVERGALNKLHKLKVLILNDNLISFLPDNIFRFASLTHLDIRGNRIQKLPYIGVLEHIGRIVELQLEDNPWNCSCDLLPLKAWLENMPYNIYIGEAICETPSDLYGRLLKETNKQELCPMGTGSDFDVRILSPSQQDSGYTTSIGHTTQTSLHRLVTKPPKTTNPSKISGIVAGKALSNRNLSQIVSYQTRVPPLSPCPAPCFCKTYPSDFGLSVNCQEKNIQSMSELIPKPLNAKKLHVNGNGIKDVDISDFTKFEGLDLLHLGSNQITVIKGDVFHNLTNLRRLYLNGNQIERLYPEIFSGLHNLQYLYLEYNLIKEILAGTFDSMPNLQLLYLNNNLLKSLPVYIFSGAPLARLNLRNNKFMYLPVSGVLDQLQSLTQIDLEGNPWDCTCDLVALKLWLEKLNDGIVMKGIKCETPVQFANIELKSLKNEILCPKLLNKPSAPFTSPAPPITFVTPLGPIRSPPGGPVPLSILILSILVVLILTVFVAFCLLVFVLRRNKKPTVKHEGLGNPECGSMQLQLRKHDHKTNKKGGLSAEAFIPQTIERMNKSHICGLKESETGFMFSDPLGQKVIMRNVADKEKDLLHVDSRKRLSTIDELDELFPSRDSNVFIQNFLESKKDYNSIGVSGFEIRYPEKQDEKNKKSLKSGNHSKIVVEQRKSSEYFELKAKLQSSPDYLQVLEEQTALNKI